The following DNA comes from Acholeplasma equirhinis.
AATATGCATTAGTAAATTGTTTTTTCTAAGATTACATTTAATTATAAAGGGGAAATTGCTTTGGAGTTATTTTCTAATCCGAATATTCATGACAAAGTTAAGTATGAAGTTGCTCAAATTTGTAGAGATTTAGGTTATGAGGTTAAAGAAGAATTTAAAGGCAAAGATTGGCGTGCTGATGTATTGGTTAAAGCAAACAATCAAATATACGCATTTGAAATTCAAACAAGTATACAATCACTAAATAAAACTATACAAAGACAAGAAAAATATTTGAGAGACGGTGTTATTGGTTGTTGGTTATTTGAAAAAGAACCAAATCAAACAGATGAACTAAAGGATCTTCCTTTATTTAAGTTCAAAAATATTAATGACAAAATAACAGTATCGTTAAAGGGTAGAAAAGAACTAACATTAAAGGTTTTTTTAAGTGATTTCCTTAATAACAAAATCCAATTTAGAAAAATTTTAAGTCCACATGAAGTTGAAGTAAGAATCATTGACTGTGATTGTTGGAAATGTAATTTAAAGAATCATATATATTATATTTCGAACCTGATTTCACCTTGTCACGCTGAACTTTTTGATGGTGATATACAAATGTGGGATTCAGAAAAACTAATATTTAATCCACAAATCAAAGATAAAGTACTTAACTATGCTGAAAAAAATAAAAAACTAAACATGGCGAAAATTAAAGTTAGATTTAGTAGAACAATAAATGAATCTTATATGTCATTTGGATGTTCAAGTTGCGACAGTATTTTTGGTGATTGGTATATTCATGAAGCCGTAATTGAAACATGGTATGGTGATGGAGTTATTGATAAATTGATAATTCCTATTGATAAAACACTGAATTTAGATTTAGAAATACCTCATTGGTGTCATCCTGGGGAACATGATTTTTGTAGTTTAGAACTCGGTACAATTAAAGAGTAAGCTAGATAATATGATACATGCATATGATGCCATAGACTATATATAAATCAATGCAAAATAACTCTTTAAAAATGATTGTTATCTTATAAGTACTCCTTGAAATTCAACTTTTAAAGTATAATAAATTTAAAGAAAGTTTGAGGTGACATTATGATAAGACTAGAACAAATTACAGAAAAAACATTCTTTAAAGTGATTGATTTAAAAGTTAAAAAGGAACAAGAATCTTTTGTTGCTGAAAACATCATGTCTTTAGCTCAAGCTTGGTTATATTATGATAAAGCTAGACCGTTTGCTATTGTTAATGATGACGTAGTTGTTGGTTTCTTAATGCTTGAATGGGATGTAGAATCTAAAACTGCATCTTTATGGCGTTTCATGATTGGTGAGAATCATCAAAAGAAGGGATTTGGAACAGCAGCATTAAAAGAAGCTATTAAACTAGTTAGAGAATCTAATCTGTTTACTAAAATGGCATTATCCGTTGTAAAGGATAATTTAGATACATTACGATACTATCAATCATTTGGTTTCTTAGAAACCGGTGAAATTGTTGATGATGAAATCGTCATGGCAATGGATCTTTAAAAAATTAAAATAATTAATCAAAAGAAGAAGGTATATGACTTTGGGCAAGTTATATACCTTTTTTTGCACCTTATATGCATATTTATGCAATCAATTTTATGAATAAATTGACAATCATGAGATTATATGTTATTTTATATCTAAAGTTAGTAAAGCGTTTTCACATTGACAATATATTATTGTCATCTAAGGGAGAGTCAAGCATTCGTTTGACTTATTAAAATTATTAAAAAGAAATCGGTTTCCTAAACATCAAAAAATTATGCAACAGAAGAAATGATTCATGTTTCTTGGGGAGGAATTATGAAGTACATTAAAAAGGTATTATTACTTTCATTATTCACAATAATGAGTTTTTTTGTTATTGCGTGTGAAGAAACACCTAATGGTGGTGATCCAATAGAGGAAGGTTCAGTAAGTTTAAATTACAATGAAATTTCAATTATTGCGAATGCATCATCAACAAGTATGTTAGTTGCTATACTAGATGGCATCACAGGAACACCTGTTTGGAGTTCATCTAATGAAGAAGTGGCAACTGTTACACCGGATACAAACCCACTTGCAGCACGTGTTAAGGGGTTAAAGGCTGGTACTGCAACGATTACAGTTACAGTCGGTATTAAAACTGCTACCTGTATTGTTTCAGTTTCTCAAGGTGAGTATTTAGAAATTATTACCAAGACGATAAGTATGCAAGTTGGTCAAACCGAATCTATCAGTGTAGATGCGCATACTAATAATATTACTTATACATCTAATAATGAATTGATTGCGATTGTAAGTGCATCTGGAGTTGTGACAGGTATTTCTGAAGGGACAACAATTATTACCGTTAAAGCAGGAACAAAGACTGGTTATGTTACAGTCATTGTTGCTGAACCTGGCATTGAAATTATTGAACCAGGAGATGTCTTATTACAACTCGATTCAAATAATGAAGCAACATTAACAGCACGTGGTTTAGGTGGTGTTAATGCTGAACTAGGTACTTGGACAATTGAAGATGATACTGTTGCAAGTATTACTCAAGAAGGTGCTAAAGTTACAATTACCGCACTAGAAACTGGTGTTGGTAAATCAACAACAGTTACCTTTACAATTGATGGTTTTGAACCTTTAACAAGAACAGTAACTGTTAAAGATATTGACTTAGAAATTGATTTAGATGTTGTCTTTATGACAATGTTAAAAGATCAACAAACAGCTAAACTTACTGCAACGTTAACGCCTGAACAACAAGGTGAAGCAGCAGAAATCATTTGGACAGTCAATCCTGTTGGGATCATCACAGTTGCTCCAGATGGTACGATTTCAAGAGTTGAAGGATATACATTCACAGATGATGAAGTATCTGTTTCTGTAACTGCGACTTCTAAACGTGATCCTGAAGCTAAGATTTCAGCAATTGTTGTTGTTGAAAGTCCAACTAAAGGTATAAAGAATATTTCAACAAAAGAAGAATTTTTAGCAGTCTTTAGTAATCCTGCAAATGGTTCTGCAACCATTACTTTACTTGCGGATATTGATTTAGGTGGACAAACGTTTGCTTCACAAATCATGGCAGCAGGTACATTTAGTGGACACTTTAACGGAAATGGTTATGCAATTAAAAACTTTACTGCACCAGGTGTCTTTGGGGTTGTAACAGGAACTATTGAAAACCTTGCAGTAATCGGTAAAATTACCGGTATGCAAAGAGGTTTAATTGCAATCCGTACAGAACAAAGTGGTATCATTAGAAACCTATATATTGATATTACACATCCAGTTAGTAGTGATGAAACAGCTGCGATTGGATTATTTGGATCTGCATCATTTGTTATTATCATTTCAAGAAATGAGAAGAACGATAATATTCGTACACATGCTGGATTTGTTCAAACAGGTACAGTTACAAATGTATTTAACTATAATGCACAAAATTCAGTAAGTACGAAAGGTGCAATCACTAAAACTGAATCAGAAATTAAAGCAGCATCAACATATGCAGATTGGGATACTAGTATTTGGAATATCGTTGATGGTGAAATCCCAACATTGATTAAGAAATAACGAGGATTATGAATGAAATTAACAAAAGGTATAAAGGGACTTATTGTTCTTGCAGTGATATTATTTTTAGCATCATGTATTGCAAACACACCAGACCCAGATCCAATTGAAGAAAACTATGTATCAATTATTTTTGATACAGGTACAGATGAGGTAAATATTGAAACGATTACAGGTAAAACAGGCAGTCCTTTGACACTACCTAACGTACCGGATCGAGAAGGTTTCCGTTTTTCACACTGGATTTTAAATGGTATACCTTTTGAATCAAACATCTTTCCTGAAACTACGATTATTTTAGAAGCTGTTTGGAGTGGTCAATATATGATCATGCTAGAAACAGGTCAAAACGGTGAGGATTTTGATCCGATTTACTTATTTGAAGGTGAAGACATTGTCTTACCAACTGTACCAAATAAAGTTGTAGGTCAATATGGATATCAGTTTATTGAGTGGTTATATGAAGGCATTCCAAACCCTTTTACAAAGATGCCACAAATGGATATCACCTTAACTGTTAAATGGCAAGAAGGTTATGCAGTCATCTTTAATACAGGTGATTCAGAAACAGAAGTGGAACCACTTGTTTTACTTCCAAATGCAACCATGAAAGCACCTAATGTTCAACCACAAAGAAATGGATTTATATTTACAGGTTGGTCATATAATGGTGTACCTTACATCTTTGATAAAATGCCTTTCCAAACAATTACTTTAACTGCAACATGGTTAGATGAATCTAATCCTTATAATGTAGCATCAACCTTACCAAAAGTATTCATTAACTTAAAAAACAATAAGAATATTAATGATGTAACAAGAGAAGATTATGTGGATAGTTCAATTACAATCTCCAATACCGAAGATGAATTCCTTTTAACTGCAGTATCAGCTGAGTTTAAAGGTAGAGGTAATGGCTCTTGGGTTGATTCAGGACCTAAAAAAGGTTATAGAATTAAGTTCTTTGATAAACAATCTTTATTTGGAGAACCTAAATCTAAACACTGGGTCATCTTAGCATCAGCAAACTTTAATGATGTTTCACTTGCTAAAACGAAAACAGCATTTGATATTGGTAAATATATTTTATATGGTATTGAATATACATCATCAACTAGATGGGTAGAGATTTATGTCAATGGTAATTACCACGGTGTCTATACATTAGCAGAGCATGTCAGAGTAGATTCTGATCGTGTGAATGTTGATTCACAATTTGGTGTTTTAGATACTGGATATTTAGTTGAATACGATAGTTATGCAACTGGACGTTCTGGCATTGATTATTTCACTGTGGATGGCTTTAGATACCCATTTACAATGAAGAGTCCAGACCCTGAAGATTATCTTGATGAAGGTATTACAGAACAACAATACCGTGCTCAAGTTAATTATATTAAATCAGCAATTGACGATGCATTAACACCTGCCTTAAATAAAGATTTTAATACGTTCCAAAGTAAGGTAGATATTGATTCATTTGTTGATATGTATATATTAAATGAACTCTTTAAAAATACCGATTTAGGATTCTCTTCATTCTTTATGTATAAGAAACCAGGAGACACTAAAATTTATGCTGGACCACCTTGGGACTTTGATGCAACAGCTGGTGCATCTCGTGGGGATGCATCACCTTCTGGTATCTATGTTGCAGATACGATCCGTAACGTTTCAGAGTTTACTGCAAACTACATTTTTATAAACTTAATGCAAACTCAAGGTTTTAGAAATTTAGTTTACGCAAGATGGCAACAAGTTTCAGCTTTAATAAAAACTCAAGTTCAAACAAATCTTTCTGAAACGTTTATTACTGAGAAT
Coding sequences within:
- a CDS encoding competence protein CoiA family protein, which encodes MELFSNPNIHDKVKYEVAQICRDLGYEVKEEFKGKDWRADVLVKANNQIYAFEIQTSIQSLNKTIQRQEKYLRDGVIGCWLFEKEPNQTDELKDLPLFKFKNINDKITVSLKGRKELTLKVFLSDFLNNKIQFRKILSPHEVEVRIIDCDCWKCNLKNHIYYISNLISPCHAELFDGDIQMWDSEKLIFNPQIKDKVLNYAEKNKKLNMAKIKVRFSRTINESYMSFGCSSCDSIFGDWYIHEAVIETWYGDGVIDKLIIPIDKTLNLDLEIPHWCHPGEHDFCSLELGTIKE
- a CDS encoding GNAT family N-acetyltransferase; the encoded protein is MIRLEQITEKTFFKVIDLKVKKEQESFVAENIMSLAQAWLYYDKARPFAIVNDDVVVGFLMLEWDVESKTASLWRFMIGENHQKKGFGTAALKEAIKLVRESNLFTKMALSVVKDNLDTLRYYQSFGFLETGEIVDDEIVMAMDL
- a CDS encoding Ig-like domain-containing protein; amino-acid sequence: MKYIKKVLLLSLFTIMSFFVIACEETPNGGDPIEEGSVSLNYNEISIIANASSTSMLVAILDGITGTPVWSSSNEEVATVTPDTNPLAARVKGLKAGTATITVTVGIKTATCIVSVSQGEYLEIITKTISMQVGQTESISVDAHTNNITYTSNNELIAIVSASGVVTGISEGTTIITVKAGTKTGYVTVIVAEPGIEIIEPGDVLLQLDSNNEATLTARGLGGVNAELGTWTIEDDTVASITQEGAKVTITALETGVGKSTTVTFTIDGFEPLTRTVTVKDIDLEIDLDVVFMTMLKDQQTAKLTATLTPEQQGEAAEIIWTVNPVGIITVAPDGTISRVEGYTFTDDEVSVSVTATSKRDPEAKISAIVVVESPTKGIKNISTKEEFLAVFSNPANGSATITLLADIDLGGQTFASQIMAAGTFSGHFNGNGYAIKNFTAPGVFGVVTGTIENLAVIGKITGMQRGLIAIRTEQSGIIRNLYIDITHPVSSDETAAIGLFGSASFVIIISRNEKNDNIRTHAGFVQTGTVTNVFNYNAQNSVSTKGAITKTESEIKAASTYADWDTSIWNIVDGEIPTLIKK
- a CDS encoding CotH kinase family protein, coding for MKLTKGIKGLIVLAVILFLASCIANTPDPDPIEENYVSIIFDTGTDEVNIETITGKTGSPLTLPNVPDREGFRFSHWILNGIPFESNIFPETTIILEAVWSGQYMIMLETGQNGEDFDPIYLFEGEDIVLPTVPNKVVGQYGYQFIEWLYEGIPNPFTKMPQMDITLTVKWQEGYAVIFNTGDSETEVEPLVLLPNATMKAPNVQPQRNGFIFTGWSYNGVPYIFDKMPFQTITLTATWLDESNPYNVASTLPKVFINLKNNKNINDVTREDYVDSSITISNTEDEFLLTAVSAEFKGRGNGSWVDSGPKKGYRIKFFDKQSLFGEPKSKHWVILASANFNDVSLAKTKTAFDIGKYILYGIEYTSSTRWVEIYVNGNYHGVYTLAEHVRVDSDRVNVDSQFGVLDTGYLVEYDSYATGRSGIDYFTVDGFRYPFTMKSPDPEDYLDEGITEQQYRAQVNYIKSAIDDALTPALNKDFNTFQSKVDIDSFVDMYILNELFKNTDLGFSSFFMYKKPGDTKIYAGPPWDFDATAGASRGDASPSGIYVADTIRNVSEFTANYIFINLMQTQGFRNLVYARWQQVSALIKTQVQTNLSETFITENRFAFGRNFRYWSPNYTYSPNQVQGEENWAYATRALRNWLVNRIDWLDDNWK